One Bacteriovorax sp. PP10 DNA window includes the following coding sequences:
- a CDS encoding pseudouridine synthase yields MTKSKTKKAATKTNKINKSETGSSELEVRLQKYISDCGITSRRKAEVLIREGRVTVNGDVVMELGTKVNPYGDIIMVDGHLADLQAVEPIYLMLHKPRGFVTTTNDPEGRETVMNLVKEISERIYPVGRLDYLSEGLLLMTNDGEFANMIMHPKYNVTKVYEVKVFGSVTETIINKLKAGAYLEEGLVKPTSVRVIKQLPTKTWLEFRLNEGRNREIRRLCEAVGLTVDKLKRLAVGGLSIEGVAPGNFRVMSKAQMLGHIGLNDDGTAKKVLNAEGFVSSKKTIDLKRKRPQPGTVADDETFQKFRRETYFDSLKQIADNKAQVADKIQTLSDQVYIEEQKSYFERRKKIDQVQATIKNNNLKKTNFRETKSTNK; encoded by the coding sequence GTGACTAAGTCTAAGACTAAAAAAGCCGCTACTAAAACCAACAAAATTAACAAATCAGAAACTGGTTCATCAGAACTAGAAGTACGCTTACAAAAATACATTTCAGACTGTGGGATTACATCTCGTCGTAAAGCTGAAGTGCTTATCCGTGAAGGACGTGTCACTGTTAACGGTGACGTTGTTATGGAGCTTGGAACAAAAGTTAATCCATACGGTGACATTATTATGGTTGATGGACACCTTGCTGACCTTCAAGCAGTTGAGCCAATCTACTTAATGCTTCACAAGCCAAGAGGATTTGTTACGACAACTAACGATCCAGAAGGTCGTGAAACAGTAATGAACCTTGTAAAAGAAATCTCAGAGAGAATCTATCCTGTTGGCCGTCTCGATTATTTATCAGAAGGTCTTCTTCTTATGACTAACGATGGTGAATTCGCCAACATGATTATGCACCCGAAATACAACGTAACAAAAGTTTACGAAGTAAAAGTTTTCGGATCTGTAACTGAAACAATCATCAACAAACTTAAAGCTGGTGCTTACCTTGAAGAAGGTCTAGTTAAGCCAACTTCAGTTCGAGTTATTAAGCAGCTTCCAACTAAGACTTGGCTTGAATTCCGTCTGAACGAAGGACGTAACAGAGAGATCAGAAGACTTTGTGAAGCCGTAGGTCTGACTGTTGATAAACTTAAACGTTTAGCTGTTGGTGGACTTTCAATTGAAGGTGTTGCTCCAGGAAACTTCCGTGTTATGAGTAAAGCTCAAATGCTTGGCCACATCGGATTAAATGACGATGGAACAGCTAAGAAAGTTCTTAATGCTGAAGGATTTGTTTCAAGCAAGAAGACGATCGACCTTAAGAGAAAACGTCCTCAACCAGGGACTGTTGCTGATGATGAAACATTCCAAAAATTCAGAAGAGAGACATACTTCGATTCATTAAAACAAATTGCGGATAACAAAGCGCAAGTTGCAGATAAGATCCAAACTCTTTCTGACCAGGTTTATATCGAAGAGCAAAAATCATACTTCGAACGTAGAAAGAAGATTGATCAGGTTCAGGCGACAATCAAGAACAACAACTTGAAGAAAACGAATTTTAGAGAAACTAAATCTACAAATAAATAA
- a CDS encoding SDR family NAD(P)-dependent oxidoreductase, with product MNNQKVVIVTGTSRGIGKAIALYLHEKNYKVIGIDKTECAQVFTQVTCDLKNWQEASVVIKQVLGTGSNVVGLVNNAAIQIEKGILETSLENLNDIFSTNVFSIYLLTQLLGPSFSEDAAIVNISSVHAHATSRNLSSYVATKGAVSALTRSMALELGEEKGIRVNSICPGAIETEMLIQGLSRNSNPDQAMNNLKKSSPLNKIGSGTDVAKLVHFLIDGELSGNITGQEFVVDSGVLARLASE from the coding sequence GTGAATAATCAAAAAGTCGTTATTGTAACAGGGACATCGAGAGGAATCGGAAAAGCGATCGCTCTTTATCTTCATGAAAAAAATTATAAAGTTATTGGTATTGATAAGACGGAATGTGCTCAGGTTTTTACACAAGTGACTTGTGATTTGAAAAATTGGCAAGAAGCCTCTGTTGTGATTAAGCAAGTTCTTGGAACAGGATCAAATGTCGTCGGACTTGTGAATAATGCTGCTATTCAGATTGAAAAGGGGATTTTAGAGACTTCGCTTGAAAATCTTAATGATATTTTTTCGACTAACGTCTTCTCTATTTATTTGCTGACTCAATTATTAGGGCCTTCTTTTAGTGAAGATGCTGCCATCGTAAATATATCTTCTGTGCATGCTCATGCGACTTCACGGAATCTTTCTTCGTACGTAGCGACGAAAGGAGCTGTTTCTGCTTTAACTCGTTCAATGGCCTTGGAGCTTGGTGAAGAAAAGGGCATTCGTGTGAATTCTATTTGTCCTGGGGCGATTGAAACAGAAATGTTGATTCAAGGATTATCTCGCAACTCTAATCCTGATCAAGCAATGAATAATTTAAAGAAGAGTTCTCCTTTGAATAAAATTGGATCTGGTACGGATGTGGCAAAGCTTGTGCATTTCCTTATTGATGGTGAATTGTCGGGAAACATTACCGGACAAGAGTTTGTGGTTGATAGTGGTGTTCTGGCCCGTCTGGCCTCTGAGTAA
- a CDS encoding aminotransferase class I/II-fold pyridoxal phosphate-dependent enzyme — protein sequence MRNIIRRKSQTYPGYLNDFWKTYSSSSWFQGDYINHFNQEYAKKIGVKHAIATSYGLHAMSLALDFYNFNQDNEILIPGYTAMVVKRCLDEMNISYQCVDIELTRGTMCPLDFEKKITPKTKGVLVTHLLGNSCSKEIIQIARDHNLLIIEDCAHVHGAFTNERPLGSLGDAAFFSFSYSKIINTYTGGMLLTNNDELRNFALKNLATTPFPTRKQLLRKLLLGHAENFVAIPLVTFLCAPIIKSNHLLKKIKNGLNYLTRKKVLNFFQYSNTQALQGLKQLGQLETTLKRKSDKARFIEENTSIKYLERKDGDVYYNHIAIVPDAPKYRAELLKYGIDTGCGNSIMEIMRPEENLPGCLAAHKSYLMIPNYDSLTKIDLERIVKAINATDALLCGNSSSSQQA from the coding sequence ATGAGAAATATTATCCGCAGGAAATCTCAAACATATCCTGGATACCTAAATGATTTTTGGAAGACCTACTCTTCTTCGTCATGGTTTCAAGGTGACTACATTAATCACTTCAACCAAGAGTATGCTAAAAAAATCGGCGTCAAACACGCGATAGCAACTTCCTACGGTCTCCATGCAATGTCCTTAGCTCTCGACTTCTATAATTTTAATCAAGACAACGAGATCCTGATTCCTGGCTATACAGCAATGGTTGTAAAAAGATGCCTGGATGAAATGAACATTTCTTATCAATGTGTGGACATTGAACTTACCAGAGGGACGATGTGCCCTCTCGATTTTGAAAAAAAGATTACACCAAAGACTAAAGGTGTTCTTGTAACCCATCTTCTTGGCAATTCATGCTCCAAAGAAATTATTCAAATCGCTAGAGATCACAATTTACTCATTATCGAAGATTGTGCTCACGTGCACGGTGCTTTTACCAATGAAAGGCCATTAGGAAGTCTGGGAGATGCTGCATTTTTCAGTTTTAGTTATTCTAAAATCATCAATACTTATACTGGTGGGATGTTATTAACTAACAATGACGAACTTCGAAATTTTGCCCTAAAGAATTTAGCGACGACTCCCTTTCCTACTAGAAAGCAGTTATTAAGAAAGCTACTCTTAGGACATGCCGAAAATTTTGTGGCCATTCCACTTGTTACTTTTCTTTGCGCTCCTATTATTAAATCTAATCACCTATTAAAGAAAATAAAGAACGGACTTAATTACTTAACCAGGAAAAAGGTTCTTAATTTTTTCCAATACTCTAATACTCAAGCTCTTCAAGGGCTGAAGCAATTGGGCCAACTAGAAACAACATTAAAAAGAAAATCTGACAAGGCCCGATTCATTGAAGAAAACACTTCAATCAAATATCTTGAAAGAAAAGATGGCGATGTTTACTACAATCACATAGCAATCGTTCCAGATGCTCCTAAATACCGCGCAGAGCTTTTGAAATATGGAATTGATACTGGATGTGGGAATAGTATTATGGAGATCATGAGACCAGAAGAGAATCTTCCAGGGTGTCTGGCCGCACACAAGTCTTATCTAATGATTCCTAATTATGATTCTCTGACAAAAATAGATTTAGAAAGAATTGTTAAAGCGATAAATGCGACAGATGCACTTCTTTGCGGTAATTCATCATCATCTCAGCAAGCCTGA
- a CDS encoding segregation and condensation protein A, which produces MLDTSIQVKTDHFDGPLGLLLLLVEKEEMNIRELDLTKITKQYLDYLAQMRDLDFDIAGDYLFLASTLLLLKSKVCIAEEELKGLESEFGVEGLNITSQSELIRRLEELQLYQKMGKKLWELEKKGHEIFVKPKVDRKAIVNSILTPMDLNSLTMTMVDFLFRQRRKYTVVKRDRLSIKEKLKFLKTNLKLGEQTTFDTLLEMNGKAEEGKDPTDNIVITFISLLELSRLQRINVFQNEDRSTIYVNVVRSLEDFDVEQANGFEDEAMTAPSASGVQEIKEANLDERLVIEDLGEYTPEPEVAAPATEEGSEELSPEDQEEYMELLTTPDSVDAGSKLIQ; this is translated from the coding sequence ATGTTAGATACATCGATTCAAGTAAAAACTGATCACTTCGACGGGCCGCTAGGACTTCTACTTCTTCTTGTCGAAAAAGAAGAAATGAACATCCGTGAACTGGACCTGACAAAGATCACAAAGCAGTATCTTGATTACCTGGCACAAATGCGTGACCTGGATTTCGATATCGCTGGTGACTACTTATTCTTAGCTTCAACACTTCTACTTCTAAAATCTAAGGTGTGTATCGCTGAAGAAGAACTAAAAGGATTAGAGTCAGAGTTTGGCGTAGAAGGATTAAACATCACTTCTCAGTCAGAACTTATCAGACGCCTGGAAGAACTTCAGTTGTACCAAAAAATGGGTAAGAAGCTTTGGGAACTGGAAAAGAAAGGTCATGAAATTTTCGTTAAACCAAAAGTAGATAGAAAAGCGATTGTTAACTCAATCCTTACTCCAATGGATTTAAATTCACTGACGATGACGATGGTGGATTTCTTATTCAGACAAAGAAGAAAATATACGGTTGTTAAGCGTGACCGTTTATCGATTAAAGAAAAGTTAAAATTCTTAAAGACCAATCTGAAACTAGGTGAACAAACTACTTTTGATACTCTTTTAGAAATGAACGGAAAGGCAGAAGAGGGGAAAGACCCAACGGATAACATCGTTATCACTTTCATCTCGCTTCTTGAGCTTTCTCGTCTTCAACGTATCAACGTTTTCCAAAACGAAGATAGAAGCACGATCTATGTAAACGTTGTCAGATCTCTTGAAGACTTCGACGTTGAACAGGCAAACGGGTTTGAAGATGAAGCGATGACTGCACCATCAGCAAGTGGTGTTCAGGAAATCAAAGAAGCCAACCTGGACGAAAGATTAGTAATTGAAGATCTTGGAGAGTACACACCTGAACCGGAAGTTGCAGCACCTGCTACAGAAGAGGGATCAGAAGAATTATCTCCGGAAGATCAAGAAGAGTATATGGAACTTCTCACTACACCCGACAGTGTAGATGCTGGGTCTAAATTAATTCAATAA
- a CDS encoding phosphoglycerate dehydrogenase: MKKVLITAPYMFRESERSKVEEMLKAHEFDTTFHPVLERMNEADLLKVISDYHGVICGDDQFNARVLDEARNLKTIVKWGTGIDSIDVVEANKRGISVYRSENAFTYPVADTTLSYILAFCRSMPANDSLMKNGQWDKPQGFSLFEKTVGIVGFGDIGKAVAKRLKAFDCEILVNDIVAIDESIANEYGVKSVSFDELIAQSDFITMHTDLNPTSRYLLNQNSFNKMVKRPFIINTSRGGVINEADLVAALNFGLISGAALDVYEVEPLPVDSPLRSMKNTILASHNSNSSPTCWMKVHENSIRMLQLGLGG; this comes from the coding sequence ATGAAAAAAGTTTTAATCACTGCCCCTTATATGTTCCGTGAATCTGAAAGATCTAAAGTTGAAGAGATGTTGAAAGCTCATGAGTTTGATACAACTTTTCATCCAGTTTTAGAGCGAATGAATGAAGCTGACTTACTCAAGGTTATTTCAGACTACCATGGAGTCATTTGTGGCGATGATCAGTTCAATGCCCGAGTGTTGGATGAAGCTCGCAATTTAAAAACGATTGTGAAGTGGGGAACTGGAATTGACTCTATTGATGTTGTAGAAGCAAATAAACGTGGAATTTCGGTTTATCGCAGTGAGAATGCTTTTACTTATCCAGTGGCCGATACAACTCTTTCTTATATTCTAGCTTTTTGTCGAAGTATGCCAGCAAATGATTCTCTGATGAAAAATGGTCAGTGGGATAAACCTCAAGGTTTTTCTCTTTTTGAAAAAACAGTAGGGATTGTTGGATTTGGGGATATTGGTAAAGCTGTTGCGAAAAGGCTGAAAGCTTTTGACTGTGAAATATTGGTTAACGATATTGTGGCAATTGATGAAAGTATTGCAAATGAATATGGTGTGAAGTCGGTGAGCTTTGATGAGCTTATAGCTCAGTCTGATTTTATTACGATGCATACGGATTTAAATCCCACTTCTCGATATTTATTAAATCAAAACTCATTTAATAAAATGGTGAAGAGACCTTTTATTATTAATACAAGTCGTGGTGGCGTTATTAATGAAGCTGATTTGGTTGCGGCATTAAATTTCGGATTGATTTCTGGGGCAGCTCTGGATGTTTATGAAGTAGAGCCACTTCCAGTTGATTCGCCTTTAAGGTCAATGAAAAATACAATCCTTGCTTCTCATAATTCTAACTCTAGTCCTACATGCTGGATGAAGGTGCATGAAAATTCAATTCGCATGTTACAACTAGGATTGGGTGGATAA
- a CDS encoding glycosyltransferase family 2 protein — MQSPHVAIIIRTFNEDKHIKKLLEACFSQKTQYSFEVIVVDSGSTDKTLTIVENYPVILESIKSSEFTYGRALNIGARKAKADLYVCISAHCYPSDENWLEELIRPFENKNIAMVYGRQIGDDRTKFSEEQIFQQYFPKTVSNDQDVVFSNNANSAFRRECWESVEFDESLPGLEDIDWAKKMSDSGMKIYYSPEACVYHIHEETYAQVYKRYYREALGLKTIYPDSGFSVVTFISKFIGHSFSDLIKALKNKVLFNNLLSIFCFRYCQFAGTMSAYKNYGKVK; from the coding sequence ATGCAAAGCCCTCATGTCGCTATCATTATTCGCACGTTCAATGAAGATAAGCACATCAAGAAATTACTGGAAGCTTGCTTCTCTCAAAAAACTCAATACTCGTTTGAAGTGATTGTTGTTGATTCTGGTTCAACTGATAAAACATTAACTATTGTAGAAAATTATCCTGTTATTCTAGAGTCTATTAAGTCGTCTGAATTTACTTATGGGCGTGCTTTAAATATTGGAGCAAGAAAAGCTAAGGCCGATTTGTACGTATGTATTTCAGCGCACTGTTATCCAAGTGATGAGAATTGGCTGGAAGAACTTATTAGACCATTTGAGAATAAGAATATTGCCATGGTTTATGGAAGACAGATTGGTGATGACAGGACGAAGTTTTCTGAAGAACAAATCTTTCAGCAATACTTTCCCAAAACAGTTTCAAATGATCAGGATGTCGTTTTCAGTAATAATGCGAATTCAGCATTTAGACGTGAGTGTTGGGAGTCGGTTGAGTTTGATGAGAGCTTACCAGGACTTGAAGATATTGACTGGGCAAAAAAAATGTCAGATTCAGGAATGAAAATTTATTATAGTCCAGAAGCGTGTGTTTATCACATCCATGAAGAAACTTATGCTCAAGTTTACAAAAGATACTATCGTGAAGCTTTAGGATTAAAGACGATTTATCCAGATTCAGGATTTAGTGTTGTGACTTTTATTTCTAAGTTTATCGGTCATAGTTTTTCAGATTTAATTAAAGCTTTGAAGAATAAAGTCCTTTTTAATAATTTATTATCTATTTTTTGTTTCAGATACTGTCAGTTTGCCGGAACAATGTCTGCTTATAAGAATTATGGAAAAGTGAAATGA
- a CDS encoding radical SAM protein, translating to MKIMSYIPYPLREVKNILTMSGIVNQLIQYYIFKVNKPLIVTWSLTHRCNLDCHYCGFPHLEHKELSRENLLGLLDTLSEQGLKVISITGGEPLISPHFKEFVLRARQKGILLNLNSNGLMVPANIDFIKKHFYQVTISLDGPPEVNDPIRGEKSSQKALAAITLLKKHRISHHVTCVITKSSAYNIENIVSYSKEIKTPFSYQLVFDKTLATFSSHEETLLPVDILKCLDDLMALKIQSPKTIQNPYKYFEVLKAQVLSSKKVDCRAGEIFLRVEPNGDIRKCSRVTEVIPYKQVMEQKFSHSFFKLRSFPQCHNCTVQGSLKLGLKSA from the coding sequence ATGAAGATCATGAGTTACATTCCGTATCCTTTAAGAGAAGTAAAAAATATTCTTACAATGTCAGGAATCGTAAACCAGCTTATTCAATACTATATTTTTAAAGTGAATAAACCTCTTATTGTGACATGGAGTCTTACTCATCGCTGCAACCTGGATTGTCACTACTGTGGCTTCCCACATCTTGAACATAAAGAACTAAGTCGTGAAAATCTTCTAGGCCTTCTCGATACTCTTTCAGAACAAGGCCTGAAAGTCATCTCGATTACTGGAGGAGAGCCATTAATCTCACCTCACTTTAAAGAATTTGTTTTAAGGGCCAGACAAAAAGGAATACTGCTTAATCTTAATTCCAATGGTCTTATGGTTCCGGCCAACATTGATTTTATCAAAAAGCATTTTTATCAGGTGACCATCAGCCTTGATGGACCTCCGGAAGTTAATGATCCAATCCGTGGTGAAAAATCTTCTCAAAAAGCACTGGCCGCTATTACTCTGCTCAAAAAACATCGAATCAGTCATCACGTTACCTGTGTCATTACTAAAAGCTCGGCCTACAATATAGAAAATATTGTTTCTTATTCAAAAGAAATCAAAACACCTTTTTCTTACCAATTGGTTTTCGATAAAACACTGGCCACTTTCTCTTCTCATGAAGAAACACTTCTTCCTGTCGATATTTTAAAATGTCTTGATGATTTGATGGCCTTAAAAATTCAATCACCAAAGACGATTCAAAATCCTTATAAGTACTTTGAAGTTTTAAAAGCTCAAGTACTTAGTTCTAAAAAAGTCGATTGCCGTGCCGGTGAAATCTTCTTAAGAGTCGAGCCTAATGGAGATATCCGTAAATGCTCTCGAGTAACTGAAGTCATTCCTTATAAACAAGTGATGGAACAGAAATTTTCACACTCATTTTTTAAACTTAGGTCTTTTCCTCAGTGCCATAACTGCACAGTTCAAGGTTCTTTAAAGTTGGGTCTGAAAAGCGCATGA
- a CDS encoding acylneuraminate cytidylyltransferase family protein, whose protein sequence is MKKNSVRVKSKNTRIFSGASLYTYVLSTLIKLDWIDEIIINTDSEEIGEAAIDFSPKIKIHWRDELIKGDDVSMNKIIENDFKVSSNEFFLQTHATNPLLSAETLNLAKELFLIQTRADKCDSLFAVNQLQSRLYNSQLSPINHDPSRLIPTQDLSPIYEENSCFYFFSKESFLKSGARIGMKPTIFPVPKNEAVDIDTEEDFRLAEMMMNYRKEVHLSHLSL, encoded by the coding sequence ATGAAGAAAAACTCGGTAAGAGTTAAAAGTAAAAATACGAGAATTTTTTCAGGTGCTTCTTTATATACTTATGTTTTAAGCACTTTAATAAAACTGGATTGGATTGATGAAATTATCATTAATACAGATTCAGAAGAAATAGGTGAAGCCGCGATTGATTTTTCTCCTAAAATTAAGATTCATTGGAGAGATGAGCTTATTAAAGGTGATGATGTTTCAATGAATAAAATTATTGAAAACGATTTCAAAGTATCATCAAATGAATTTTTTCTTCAAACTCATGCAACTAATCCTCTTTTAAGCGCAGAAACTCTCAATTTAGCAAAAGAGTTATTCTTAATTCAAACACGAGCAGACAAGTGTGACTCTTTATTTGCAGTCAACCAGCTGCAGTCGAGATTATACAATTCACAGCTTTCACCAATTAATCACGATCCATCTCGCTTGATTCCGACTCAAGACTTAAGTCCTATTTATGAAGAAAACTCATGTTTCTATTTTTTTAGTAAAGAATCATTTTTGAAATCTGGTGCACGTATTGGAATGAAGCCTACAATTTTTCCCGTTCCAAAGAATGAAGCGGTTGATATCGATACAGAAGAGGATTTCAGGCTTGCTGAGATGATGATGAATTACCGCAAAGAAGTGCATCTGTCGCATTTATCGCTTTAA
- a CDS encoding site-2 protease family protein encodes MEEIIYRIAISLPAFLLAIVCHEAAHAWMAKRFGDTTGEQLGRLSLNPVVHYDLIGTVIFPLIGAMLGGTMFGWAKPVPVDTRRFKNIRSGIFWVSFAGPLANIILMVLSAILLALMITKVSPAFSYYQVSSDMLKSAVTINVLLAVFNLIPFPPLDGSKMVTSMLDYNNARKYEELQRYSFVFLIILIMTPILNWIMTPALIASNLIVNVFIHIFAGF; translated from the coding sequence ATGGAAGAGATTATTTACAGAATTGCCATTTCCCTCCCGGCGTTTTTACTCGCAATCGTTTGTCACGAAGCAGCTCATGCTTGGATGGCGAAACGTTTCGGGGACACGACTGGCGAGCAACTAGGACGACTTAGCCTGAACCCAGTAGTTCATTACGATCTAATTGGTACGGTTATCTTTCCATTAATCGGGGCCATGCTTGGCGGAACGATGTTTGGATGGGCAAAGCCGGTTCCGGTCGACACTAGAAGATTCAAAAACATCCGCTCAGGTATTTTCTGGGTGAGTTTTGCAGGTCCTCTGGCCAATATCATCTTAATGGTTCTTTCAGCAATCCTGCTGGCACTAATGATTACAAAAGTGTCTCCAGCTTTTTCTTACTATCAGGTTTCATCTGACATGCTTAAGAGTGCTGTAACCATCAACGTACTTCTGGCAGTTTTCAACCTGATTCCGTTTCCACCTCTGGATGGATCGAAGATGGTGACTTCTATGCTGGATTACAACAACGCTAGAAAATACGAAGAGCTTCAACGCTATAGTTTTGTGTTCTTAATTATTTTGATCATGACTCCAATACTAAACTGGATTATGACACCGGCCTTGATCGCCAGTAACCTTATCGTGAATGTTTTCATTCACATATTTGCAGGTTTTTAA
- the scpB gene encoding SMC-Scp complex subunit ScpB — MENENNSDIHMDDIEMPARFPEESDLELPVMEMSAEASTVLTEEISEEVLVASTEETTGQDLLEELEELEMSDSIVSDEVLWQARTGLNSDTLCGAIETIIFMSDKPVSIQKIKALIDVDMPLKVVHEALQRLQGEYELKHHGLRLLEVAEGYQYRTKATYSKYVQDIFKINSLVLSPTALEVLAIITYKQPCSKVEVDKIRGVDSGHIVRALMDKRLVKVTGRSDELGRPVLYGTTPEFLEVFNLPDLAALPPEHELDEMSRASSVGKIADIKTLVNDGDKARFKFDEIEELDMLTESIKNISAETDFTASLKVEEKKRISEDGVAVKSAFDLLEEFVNKRLISEQNKMAITSMLTTNVIDPRIINDLEAGPFNVPHDDDEEDFQMIDLDTGLPLEYDAEFDGELDEHGNYESGLDESEFDIIVDLDFDKEESEEEALSKALDAAFENLTGESLDSRLSDEEFAFGGELEEKSQELENLTKDMIVKAQDLDLDLSFLKDELNDENKDS; from the coding sequence ATGGAAAACGAAAACAACTCAGATATTCATATGGACGATATTGAAATGCCTGCACGCTTCCCAGAAGAGTCAGATTTAGAATTACCAGTTATGGAAATGTCGGCAGAAGCATCTACAGTTTTAACTGAAGAAATTTCTGAAGAAGTATTAGTGGCTTCAACTGAAGAAACTACAGGGCAAGATCTTCTTGAAGAATTAGAAGAACTAGAAATGTCAGACAGCATCGTTTCAGACGAAGTTTTATGGCAAGCTCGTACAGGATTAAACTCAGACACTCTTTGTGGGGCGATTGAGACAATCATCTTCATGAGTGACAAGCCAGTATCAATTCAAAAAATTAAAGCATTGATCGACGTTGATATGCCTTTAAAAGTAGTTCACGAAGCTCTTCAAAGACTTCAGGGCGAATACGAATTAAAGCATCATGGATTACGTCTATTAGAAGTTGCTGAAGGTTACCAGTACCGTACAAAAGCTACGTACTCAAAATACGTTCAGGATATCTTCAAAATCAACTCACTTGTATTATCGCCAACTGCTCTTGAAGTTCTTGCCATCATCACTTACAAGCAACCATGCTCGAAAGTTGAAGTTGATAAGATCAGAGGTGTAGATAGCGGTCACATCGTGCGTGCCCTTATGGACAAGCGCCTTGTTAAAGTGACAGGAAGATCTGATGAATTAGGACGTCCGGTTCTTTACGGAACAACTCCTGAATTCTTAGAAGTATTCAACCTTCCGGATTTGGCAGCTCTTCCACCTGAGCATGAGCTTGATGAAATGTCTCGCGCATCTTCAGTAGGTAAAATTGCTGACATCAAAACATTAGTAAACGACGGTGACAAAGCTCGCTTCAAGTTCGATGAAATTGAAGAGCTGGATATGTTAACTGAATCAATTAAAAATATCTCTGCTGAAACAGACTTCACAGCTTCACTAAAAGTTGAAGAGAAGAAACGTATTTCAGAAGATGGAGTAGCGGTTAAATCTGCTTTCGATCTATTAGAAGAATTCGTAAACAAGAGATTAATCTCTGAGCAAAATAAAATGGCCATCACTTCAATGCTTACAACGAACGTGATTGATCCAAGAATCATCAACGATCTTGAAGCAGGCCCATTCAACGTTCCTCATGACGATGATGAAGAAGATTTCCAGATGATCGATTTAGATACTGGTCTTCCACTTGAATACGATGCTGAATTCGATGGTGAACTTGATGAACACGGAAACTACGAAAGTGGTCTAGATGAAAGTGAATTCGATATCATCGTTGACCTGGATTTCGACAAAGAAGAATCAGAAGAAGAAGCGCTATCTAAAGCATTAGATGCAGCTTTCGAAAACCTAACAGGGGAGAGCTTAGACAGCCGCCTTTCTGATGAGGAATTCGCTTTTGGTGGAGAACTGGAAGAAAAAAGCCAGGAATTAGAAAACCTGACTAAAGATATGATCGTTAAAGCTCAGGACTTAGATCTAGACTTATCTTTCTTAAAAGATGAGCTAAATGACGAGAATAAGGATTCTTAA